From the Jeongeupia sp. HS-3 genome, the window AGGCGACGTTGTTGCAGCAGATCAGCGTGCCGCCTTCGGCGGTCGACAGCAGCGCCGGCTTGAATACCGCCGAGTAATCGTTGACGAGGTCGACGACGCCGAAAATGCTCTTCGAGTAACGCGGCGGATCGAGGAAGACCAGATCGAACGCGGTTTTTTCCAGCTTCGGGAACGGCGGCAGGCGCTTGCCGCGCACCACGCGTGGCTGGCCGAGGCCCGAGTACTGGCGCAGCGCGGCGAAGGCGTCGCATTCGACGTAGCGCAGCGTGTGGCCAAGGCCGTTGAGGCGCGAGTTTTCCTTGCCGATCAGCAGGCTGGATTCGGCGAAGTCGACGTTGGTCACCAGCGAGGCGCCGGCCTTGGCGGCGACAATGCCGATGCCACAGGTGTAGGCGAACAGGTTGAGGACGGTCTTGCCCTTGGCTTCTTTCATCACGCGGCGGCGCCCGGCGCGCAGATCAAGGAACAGCCACGGATCCTGACCGGCGTGGCGCGCCTGGATCCGGTAGTTGATGCCCATTTCCTGCGCGATATGCGGCGTGGTCGCAAAATCGAGCTGCTCGGTGCTGAGCTTGTTGGCGATGCGCGAGTTCGGCTGGCTGCGGTCGTTGTAAACCACCGGCATGCCGTCGAAGTGGCGGCCGTAGAAGGCTTCGATCGCGGCCAGTTCTTCTGCTTCCAGCGCTTCATGGAAGCTCTGCACCAGCACCAGATCGCCGTAGCGATCGATCGTCAGCCCCGGTTCGCCTTCGACGCTGCCGTGAAACAGCCGGTAGGCGTTGGTTTGCTCGGCGTGGAGCTTGGAAATCAGGCTGGTGCGCGCGGATAGCGCGGCGGAAAGCAGATCGGTGAGGGAAGCAGACATGAGGCAGACCGTGTAGTAATGAGTGGGGGTCGAGGATTGCAGCCCCCGTTAAGGGCAGATGGTAGCAGGGATGGCGGCTGCGGGTCGCCGCGAGCATTCACGCTGCCGCCAGCCGGCATGCACTTCTGTTAGCATCTGGCCGCGAATTTTCAGGGGAATGAGTGTGCTCAAGGAAGGCGTGCTGGTGCGCTGGAACGATGACAAGGGCTTCGGCTTTGTCGAAACCGCGCAGAACGAGCGTTATTTTTTGCATATCAAGGCGGTGAAGCGCACAGCCGCCGGCAGACCCAAAGATGGCGATGCCGTGGTGTTCGAACCGGGGCGCGATGCCAATGGCCGCATGATGGCGCTGGCCGCTACGGTGGGGATGGCGCGTAAGCAGGCGGCACCGGCCCGATCGTCGCCGGCCCGATCGTCGAATAAATCTCCGATCAAGCCATCGCTCAGGCGAACCAGGCTGGAAGCGGGGCGCTGGGATATTTTCGATTACGTCACGATGGTGTTGCTGTGCGTGCTGCCGCTTGCACTGCTGCGTTCCGGCGTGCCCTTGCTGGCGGGGGGTGTGGTGGTGCTTGCCAGTCTGATGGCTTTCGCGCTGTACGCACACGATAAATCGCAGGCCAAGTCCGGTGGCTGGCGCACGCCAGAATCTACGCTGCAATTCGTCGCACTCGTTGGTGGCTGGCCTGGTGCATGGCTGGCGCAGCGGCGTTTGCGACACAAAAGCAGCAAGGCGAGTTTTCGCGCGACGTTTGTCGGTGCCGTGATCGGGCATCTTGCCCTGCTGTGGTTTTTGCCGCGCCTGATCGCCTAGTTGTCCATCTTGGGGTGAAAGCGCTGCGAAAACCGCAGCGTCTGCGGATACGGGAAGAAGTCCTCGATGATGCCGGCCTGAATGCGCGCCTTGGTCTGCTGCCAGAATGCCGGCTGCAGCAGGTCGGCGTGGTATTTCATGAAGGCGTCGCGCACCGGTTTGCGGTTGAGGAGGAAGGTGCCGAACTCTTCCGGGTAAACCTCGCCCTTGTGGCCGGTGAACCATGCCTCGCCGCTCATTTCGAATTCGGGTGATGGCGGCGGCGGAATGCGGCGGAAATCGCAGTCGGTCATGTATTCGATTTCGTCGTAGTCGTAGAACACCACCCGGCCCATGCGGGTGACACCGAAGTTCTTGAACAGCATGTCGCCGGGGAAAATATTGGCGATCGCCAGCTCGCGCAGCGCGTTGCCGTAATCGCGCACCTTGGCTTCCAGATCGGCGCCGTCGCTGTGGGTGTCCAGCCAGATATTCAGCGGCACCATCCGGCATTCGATATAGATGTGCCGCAGCACCACGGTGTCGCCGTCTTCCTCGACCATCGTCGGCGCCAGCGTGCGCAGCTCGTCGAGCAAGGCCGGGTCGAAGCGTTCGCGCGGCAAGGCGACGTCGGAGAATTCCAGCGAGTCGGCCATCCGGCCGACCCGGTCGTGGCGTTTCACCATCAGGTATTTGGCGCGGACGATCTCGCGGTTCACTTCCTTCGGTGGCGGGATCACGTCCTTGATCACCT encodes:
- a CDS encoding class I SAM-dependent rRNA methyltransferase; amino-acid sequence: MSASLTDLLSAALSARTSLISKLHAEQTNAYRLFHGSVEGEPGLTIDRYGDLVLVQSFHEALEAEELAAIEAFYGRHFDGMPVVYNDRSQPNSRIANKLSTEQLDFATTPHIAQEMGINYRIQARHAGQDPWLFLDLRAGRRRVMKEAKGKTVLNLFAYTCGIGIVAAKAGASLVTNVDFAESSLLIGKENSRLNGLGHTLRYVECDAFAALRQYSGLGQPRVVRGKRLPPFPKLEKTAFDLVFLDPPRYSKSIFGVVDLVNDYSAVFKPALLSTAEGGTLICCNNVASVDKQDWFDQMQRSAKKAGRTIRDMEWITPEADFPSTDGNPPLKIALLRV
- a CDS encoding DUF1294 domain-containing protein; translated protein: MSVLKEGVLVRWNDDKGFGFVETAQNERYFLHIKAVKRTAAGRPKDGDAVVFEPGRDANGRMMALAATVGMARKQAAPARSSPARSSNKSPIKPSLRRTRLEAGRWDIFDYVTMVLLCVLPLALLRSGVPLLAGGVVVLASLMAFALYAHDKSQAKSGGWRTPESTLQFVALVGGWPGAWLAQRRLRHKSSKASFRATFVGAVIGHLALLWFLPRLIA